The Hymenobacter baengnokdamensis genome includes a region encoding these proteins:
- a CDS encoding FAD-binding dehydrogenase, translating to MQTHADILIIGAGLAGLVAAAEATAAGKKVLVLDQEPAQSLGGQAFWSFGGLFLVDSPEQRRLGIRDSYELAWADWLATAGFDRPEDAWPRRWAEAYVQWAATEKRSWLRTRGISFFPVVGWAERGGYGASGPGNSVPRFHVTWGTGPGVVAPFIAQARAAEARGLLTFGFRHRVNELVLTNGAVTGVRGELLEKSDVMRGAPSSRVAVGEFELSAGAVIVTAGGLGGNPGLVRRNWPARLGAPPKSLISGVPAHVDGRMLGITEKAGGQLINSDRMWHYTEGIQNWDPIWPLHGIRILPGPSSLWFDALGRRLPGPLYPGFDTLGTLAHLRTTGHDHSWFILTQKIIEKEFALSGSEQNPDLTGKSIWQTLGRVRGGGTPPLRAFLEKGADFVVKNNLPDLVAGMNALTPEPLLDLATIQAEIESRDRQLTNPYGKDQQLTAVRGARQYVGDRLIRTARPHRLLDPANGPLIAVRLHIITRKTLGGLLTDLKGRVLDAAGQPVSGLFAAGEVAGFGGGGLHGYRALEGTFLGGCIFSGRAAGRAAAGVV from the coding sequence ATGCAAACTCACGCCGATATCCTGATTATCGGGGCCGGACTGGCCGGCCTGGTGGCCGCGGCCGAAGCCACCGCCGCCGGCAAAAAAGTGCTGGTGCTCGACCAGGAGCCCGCGCAAAGCCTGGGCGGACAGGCATTCTGGTCGTTTGGGGGCTTGTTTCTGGTCGATTCGCCCGAGCAGCGGCGGCTGGGCATTCGCGATAGCTACGAGCTGGCCTGGGCCGACTGGCTGGCCACGGCGGGCTTCGACCGGCCTGAGGATGCCTGGCCGCGCCGCTGGGCTGAGGCCTACGTGCAGTGGGCCGCCACTGAAAAGCGCAGTTGGCTGCGCACGCGCGGCATCAGCTTTTTCCCGGTGGTGGGCTGGGCCGAGCGCGGGGGCTACGGCGCCAGCGGGCCCGGCAACTCGGTGCCGCGCTTTCACGTGACGTGGGGCACCGGGCCGGGCGTGGTGGCGCCGTTTATTGCCCAGGCCCGCGCCGCCGAGGCCAGGGGCTTGCTCACGTTCGGGTTTCGCCACCGCGTAAATGAGCTGGTGCTCACCAACGGGGCCGTAACCGGCGTGCGGGGTGAACTATTAGAAAAATCAGATGTAATGCGGGGGGCGCCCAGCAGCCGTGTGGCCGTGGGCGAGTTTGAGTTAAGCGCCGGGGCCGTTATCGTAACGGCCGGCGGCCTGGGCGGCAACCCCGGCCTGGTGCGGCGCAACTGGCCCGCCCGGCTGGGTGCGCCGCCCAAAAGCCTCATTTCGGGCGTGCCCGCCCACGTCGATGGCCGCATGCTGGGCATTACTGAAAAGGCGGGCGGGCAGCTGATTAACTCCGACCGGATGTGGCACTACACGGAGGGTATTCAAAATTGGGACCCCATCTGGCCCCTGCACGGCATACGCATCTTGCCGGGGCCATCGTCGTTGTGGTTCGATGCGCTGGGGCGGCGGCTGCCGGGGCCGCTCTACCCCGGCTTCGATACGCTGGGCACGCTGGCGCATTTACGCACCACGGGCCACGACCACTCGTGGTTTATTCTCACCCAGAAGATTATCGAGAAGGAATTTGCCCTTTCCGGCTCCGAGCAAAACCCCGATTTGACGGGTAAAAGTATTTGGCAAACGCTGGGCCGGGTACGGGGCGGCGGTACCCCGCCCTTGCGGGCTTTTCTGGAAAAAGGAGCCGATTTTGTGGTTAAAAATAACCTGCCCGACCTCGTGGCGGGCATGAATGCCCTTACGCCCGAGCCATTACTTGACCTGGCTACTATTCAGGCCGAAATTGAAAGCCGCGACCGCCAGCTCACCAACCCCTACGGCAAAGACCAGCAGCTGACGGCCGTGCGCGGGGCCCGCCAGTACGTCGGCGACCGCCTCATTCGCACGGCCAGGCCCCACCGGCTGCTCGACCCGGCCAACGGCCCGCTTATCGCCGTGCGCCTGCATATCATCACGCGCAAAACCCTTGGTGGCCTGCTCACCGACCTGAAAGGCCGGGTGCTGGATGCCGCCGGCCAGCCCGTGTCCGGACTGTTTGCGGCCGGCGAGGTGGCCGGCTTTGGCGGGGGCGGCCTGCATGGCTACCGGGCGCTGGAAGGCACGTTTCTAGGCGGCTGTATTTTTTCGGGTCGGGCCGCAGGGAGGGCCGCGGCAGGGGTAGTATAG